A window of Sphingobacterium sp. SRCM116780 contains these coding sequences:
- a CDS encoding DUF4254 domain-containing protein, whose product MISALANTIFQRAIVDYHVTNEIDHKIQNPFESSSLEHLLYMKCWIDTVQWHMEDVVRNPEIDPKEGLHWKRRIDESNQQRTDTVEFIDSYYLLQFQNVTPLADAKINTESPAWAIDRLSILALKVYHMEQETMRQDAEQSHIDACQIKLNILLDQRIDLSQSIDELLADIQTGKKYMKVYKQMKMYNDPALNPVLYQASK is encoded by the coding sequence ATGATAAGTGCATTAGCTAACACTATTTTTCAACGTGCAATCGTGGATTATCACGTTACAAACGAAATTGATCATAAAATTCAAAATCCATTTGAATCGTCTTCATTAGAACATTTATTATATATGAAATGTTGGATTGATACTGTACAATGGCATATGGAAGATGTGGTAAGAAATCCTGAAATAGATCCAAAAGAAGGTTTACATTGGAAAAGACGTATTGATGAATCAAACCAACAACGTACAGATACAGTGGAGTTTATAGACAGCTATTATTTACTACAATTCCAAAATGTAACACCCTTAGCAGATGCCAAAATTAATACAGAAAGTCCTGCTTGGGCTATTGACCGTTTATCGATATTAGCGTTAAAAGTTTATCATATGGAGCAGGAAACGATGCGTCAGGATGCTGAACAAAGTCATATTGATGCTTGTCAAATTAAACTGAATATCTTGTTGGATCAGCGGATAGATCTATCCCAAAGCATTGATGAATTATTAGCAGATATTCAAACAGGTAAAAAATACATGAAAGTCTACAAACAGATGAAAATGTACAATGATCCTGCTTTAAATCCTGTCTTATATCAGGCATCCAAATAA
- a CDS encoding glycosyltransferase: MKVLLIQHMYFLNGSGGTEKICSFLANSFVNKDHQVEIATNENTTGVPVFPLDEKIRVSNIYNATIPQKELLPIINYKGKNLLLWVLYKIKKKYTKAYNFFLKKRMKGEEGLFVYNLQQRAKAWKSYIDDVSPDVIITMSIGSLLEITYNHKISIPIIDSVNGRPDYDYTNIFGGRKPFEVQLLTDSFQKLAGIQLLFDSYRTYLPKSFQGKSIVISNPVPNNTDEVVNHFASKDRFKIIHIARLDTACKQQHLAIEIFLNLAHKYVNWDFELWGTGPDLHQLEKQIAVHNIKDRIFLKGFTKTPIQKLREADIFIFPSKYEGFPLSLTEAMSVGLPTLGFKNCSGVNELIKHGENGFLAEDTEEMGRFLEKLMKDATLRDQLGRNAKKSVVEFDEEKVIEEWEQFIHEIAAAK, from the coding sequence ATGAAAGTACTTTTAATTCAACATATGTACTTTCTTAATGGGAGTGGAGGAACAGAAAAAATTTGCTCTTTTCTTGCTAATAGTTTTGTTAATAAGGATCATCAAGTTGAAATTGCTACAAATGAAAATACTACTGGTGTACCCGTATTTCCACTAGATGAAAAAATTAGAGTAAGCAATATTTATAACGCAACTATTCCACAAAAAGAACTACTTCCTATTATAAATTATAAAGGCAAAAACTTGCTTTTGTGGGTCCTTTATAAGATTAAAAAAAAGTATACTAAAGCGTATAATTTCTTTTTAAAAAAAAGAATGAAAGGTGAAGAAGGGTTATTCGTTTATAATTTACAACAGCGCGCAAAAGCTTGGAAAAGTTATATCGATGATGTAAGTCCTGATGTCATCATTACGATGTCAATTGGTTCACTGCTTGAGATTACTTATAATCATAAGATTTCTATTCCCATTATTGATTCAGTAAACGGACGCCCAGATTATGATTATACAAATATTTTTGGCGGAAGAAAACCATTTGAAGTTCAATTGCTAACAGATTCATTTCAAAAATTAGCTGGGATCCAATTGTTGTTTGATAGCTATAGAACTTATTTACCAAAAAGTTTTCAAGGTAAGAGTATCGTTATTTCTAATCCTGTTCCTAACAATACAGATGAAGTAGTTAATCATTTTGCCTCTAAAGATCGATTTAAAATTATTCATATAGCTCGATTGGATACTGCTTGTAAGCAACAACATCTCGCTATTGAAATCTTTTTAAACCTTGCACATAAATATGTGAATTGGGATTTTGAATTATGGGGAACTGGACCAGATCTACATCAATTAGAGAAACAAATTGCTGTTCATAATATAAAAGATCGAATCTTTTTAAAAGGCTTTACAAAAACTCCTATCCAAAAATTAAGAGAAGCTGATATTTTTATCTTTCCTAGTAAATATGAAGGTTTTCCATTATCATTAACGGAGGCCATGTCTGTTGGTTTACCTACTCTTGGTTTTAAGAATTGTTCTGGTGTGAATGAATTAATCAAACATGGCGAAAACGGATTTTTGGCAGAGGATACGGAAGAAATGGGAAGATTTTTAGAGAAATTAATGAAAGATGCAACTCTTCGTGACCAACTAGGTAGAAATGCTAAAAAATCAGTAGTCGAATTTGATGAAGAAAAAGTTATTGAAGAGTGGGAACAATTTATACATGAAATAGCGGCAGCTAAATAA
- a CDS encoding glycosyltransferase family A protein produces the protein MFLQSNEIIISVIIPIYNQELFLDEAIQSVFQQSYPYFELILVNDGSTDRSAEICQNYTHQYDNVYYFEQSNSGVSVARNNGLAQATGSYVFFLDADDTIGVNFLKETLEIALINKNDIVVIGEHYCSRSHHVMALPTCAMFLKMDFLKKYPDIRFPEGIQPCEDGLFSHQLLALTTQVGLNPNGIYNYRQHDNQNHVIIDQNSEKVLLQIPKWFSILKDFYTKHNLYRSQAFHLALFIEHEPFEFRYLKMRFSASHKKQLFELINTFMDENVLPFLSNKEKRELSVLFQYFLIAKNFQSFDKFYKRYQTRKLRKIEFQLLLIKIIPFSKIRRKLRTQIRKKYNRL, from the coding sequence ATGTTTTTGCAGTCAAATGAAATAATCATATCCGTTATAATTCCAATTTATAACCAAGAATTGTTTCTTGATGAAGCCATTCAGAGTGTCTTCCAGCAAAGCTATCCATATTTTGAATTAATCCTGGTGAATGACGGAAGTACGGATAGATCTGCAGAAATTTGTCAAAATTATACCCATCAATACGATAATGTATATTATTTTGAGCAGAGTAATTCTGGCGTGTCTGTTGCTAGAAATAATGGATTAGCTCAAGCCACTGGATCTTATGTGTTTTTTTTGGATGCTGATGATACAATTGGAGTAAATTTTTTGAAAGAAACACTTGAAATAGCCCTAATCAATAAAAATGATATTGTGGTAATAGGTGAACATTATTGTTCTCGTTCTCATCATGTAATGGCGCTGCCCACCTGTGCAATGTTTCTAAAAATGGATTTTCTTAAGAAATATCCTGACATTAGATTTCCAGAAGGTATACAACCCTGTGAAGACGGTTTATTTTCCCATCAATTATTAGCGTTAACCACTCAAGTTGGTTTAAACCCAAATGGAATTTATAATTATCGCCAGCATGATAATCAAAATCATGTTATAATCGATCAGAACAGCGAAAAAGTTTTACTTCAAATCCCTAAATGGTTTTCTATATTAAAAGACTTTTATACCAAACATAATCTTTATCGTTCACAGGCTTTTCATTTAGCTCTTTTTATCGAACATGAACCTTTTGAATTTCGCTATCTAAAAATGCGATTTTCTGCCTCACATAAAAAACAGCTATTTGAACTCATTAATACTTTTATGGATGAAAATGTACTTCCATTTCTAAGTAATAAAGAAAAAAGGGAGTTAAGTGTCTTATTTCAATATTTTTTAATAGCCAAAAATTTTCAAAGTTTTGATAAATTTTATAAGCGATATCAAACTAGAAAATTAAGAAAAATAGAATTTCAATTGTTACTCATTAAAATTATTCCATTTTCTAAAATAAGAAGGAAATTACGTACACAAATCAGAAAGAAATATAATAGATTATGA
- a CDS encoding glycosyltransferase family 2 protein, with protein MNTTISLIISTYNWPEALALVLQSVTQQSRMPDEIIIADDGSDNKTRELIADFESEYNLPIKHIWHEDKGFRKCIILNKALQASIGSYIIEIDGDIIINKHFVADHLKAAQKGFFVQGSRAMIGEARSKKVLETKQYNLHALSNGMHTRFNAIRFPLLSGIFKTNPTSSHNVKGCNLAFWKEDYIHINGYFNGFEGWGWEDYEFAERMINSGIKKKRLKWAAIGFHIFHPLSCRANFAPNELIYRETVRERIIRRTPGYSEVQYG; from the coding sequence ATGAACACGACTATTAGTTTAATCATTTCTACATATAATTGGCCTGAAGCATTAGCATTAGTATTGCAAAGTGTAACACAACAAAGTAGAATGCCCGATGAAATCATCATAGCTGATGATGGATCGGACAATAAGACTCGTGAACTAATTGCAGACTTTGAATCCGAATATAATCTTCCCATCAAACATATCTGGCATGAGGATAAAGGTTTTAGAAAATGTATCATTCTGAATAAAGCATTACAGGCGAGTATTGGTTCTTATATTATAGAAATAGACGGAGACATTATTATAAATAAACATTTTGTTGCAGATCATTTAAAGGCAGCTCAGAAAGGCTTTTTTGTACAAGGAAGTCGTGCGATGATAGGAGAAGCTAGATCCAAAAAGGTTTTAGAAACAAAACAATACAATCTGCACGCATTGTCAAATGGTATGCATACCCGTTTTAATGCCATTCGTTTTCCTTTATTATCAGGAATTTTTAAAACTAATCCAACAAGTTCTCACAATGTTAAAGGCTGTAATTTAGCTTTTTGGAAAGAAGATTATATCCATATCAATGGATATTTCAATGGTTTTGAAGGTTGGGGATGGGAAGATTATGAATTTGCTGAACGTATGATCAATTCAGGAATTAAAAAGAAAAGACTAAAATGGGCGGCAATCGGATTCCATATCTTTCATCCATTAAGTTGTAGGGCTAATTTTGCACCTAACGAATTGATTTATAGGGAAACCGTAAGAGAAAGAATAATCCGCAGGACTCCTGGATATAGTGAAGTACAGTACGGATAA
- a CDS encoding glycosyltransferase: MENNRKKRILYLMPDNPLGTKAGNLTRTNYLLDYFERNKESFDVDFVSYLYWDEESKMNFSKRFPTINLKIVLTKMPKDNLVKYFFKSKIPKLLERFRKKAKIDEVTPYLKTELDTLQKERKYDIALISYSKEGRVIEHWSNTYCILDTHDFLTLQKISSITEERKYFGQAFQEEIDILNLYDEVWTYSSEEHYIFDQFTNANVKLVPVSSPIIKNNENSTVKYPILYVASDNHHNIKSMNWFIEQVLPLLGGTEVFVIGKICSKIQNANHLIKLGVVDDLDEFYQHSKVIICPMLSGTGIKIKVLEALSYGLPVVTTRRGVDGLVNKSQNGCLISNDPLDFAQNIKKLLEDPIFYQEYSLEAKVYFEKHHHPNLELEFLDNTFHPNIK; encoded by the coding sequence ATGGAAAATAACAGGAAAAAGCGGATACTTTATTTAATGCCCGATAATCCATTAGGAACGAAAGCTGGAAATCTCACAAGGACTAATTATTTACTTGATTATTTTGAAAGAAATAAGGAATCATTTGACGTAGATTTCGTTTCTTATTTGTATTGGGATGAAGAAAGTAAAATGAATTTTTCCAAAAGATTTCCGACGATTAATTTGAAAATTGTTTTAACAAAAATGCCAAAAGATAATTTGGTTAAGTATTTTTTTAAAAGTAAAATTCCTAAACTGCTTGAGAGATTTAGAAAGAAAGCAAAGATAGATGAAGTCACGCCTTATCTGAAAACAGAGCTGGATACTTTGCAAAAAGAAAGAAAATATGATATAGCTTTAATTAGCTATTCAAAGGAAGGAAGAGTTATAGAACATTGGTCCAATACATACTGTATTTTGGATACACATGATTTTCTAACTTTACAGAAGATTTCTTCGATTACAGAAGAAAGAAAATATTTTGGTCAAGCATTTCAAGAGGAAATTGATATTTTAAATCTTTATGATGAGGTGTGGACTTATTCATCTGAGGAGCACTATATTTTTGATCAATTTACGAATGCGAATGTCAAACTAGTTCCTGTATCATCTCCGATAATAAAAAATAATGAAAACAGCACTGTTAAGTACCCGATTTTATATGTGGCAAGTGATAATCATCATAATATTAAGAGTATGAATTGGTTTATTGAACAAGTTTTACCATTACTGGGGGGTACAGAGGTATTTGTTATCGGTAAGATCTGTTCAAAGATTCAGAACGCAAATCATTTAATTAAATTAGGAGTTGTCGATGATTTAGATGAATTTTATCAACATAGCAAGGTCATTATATGTCCTATGCTAAGTGGAACAGGGATTAAAATTAAAGTATTAGAAGCCCTGTCCTATGGCTTGCCGGTCGTGACAACTAGAAGAGGTGTGGATGGGTTAGTGAATAAATCCCAAAACGGTTGTTTAATATCCAATGATCCATTGGATTTTGCCCAAAATATTAAGAAGTTACTGGAGGATCCGATCTTTTATCAAGAGTATAGCTTAGAGGCAAAAGTTTACTTTGAAAAGCATCATCACCCTAATTTAGAGCTCGAATTTCTAGATAATACATTTCATCCAAATATAAAGTGA
- a CDS encoding glycosyltransferase family 4 protein, whose product MGKIAFITVRYGLDVTGGAEFHCRMLAERLIRYYDVEVLTTTVKDYTTFIPESKEGDDELNGVKIKRFNNNPFDKNSFIQLQKRTKKARKIRRLIYRLKLSNIIFPLFPIWNYQKEIEYKLMKNHGFYSDNLLHYIEDHQEEYDALIFLTYENAITQFGALIAPEKTILIPTAHLESMLFRTINSHLFTKVGFIAFNTDTEREMCAQIFQQKLAKNQVVSVGVDITPVSEKELQLVKQKYPEQYLLFCGRIVEGKLNNFLDFFITFKQKYKTDLKLILTGDLFMPKVNHSDIIYTGFVSESEKTALIQNSFAVVNPSIYESLSLIALEALSLGKMVIANKKCNVMIEHERKSNGALICYKSSRHLHDILVHLINNPKIVKEKGFEGVKYVAENYQWNIIINKLRAIIEKLKLK is encoded by the coding sequence ATGGGAAAAATTGCATTTATAACCGTTCGATATGGACTAGATGTAACAGGGGGTGCTGAGTTTCATTGTCGAATGCTCGCCGAAAGACTTATACGGTATTATGATGTTGAAGTTTTGACGACTACCGTGAAAGACTATACTACTTTTATTCCCGAATCAAAAGAAGGTGATGATGAATTAAATGGTGTCAAAATTAAACGTTTTAATAATAATCCATTTGATAAAAACAGCTTTATCCAACTACAGAAGAGAACAAAGAAGGCTCGAAAAATTAGACGTTTAATTTATCGGTTGAAATTGTCCAATATAATCTTTCCTCTTTTTCCTATCTGGAATTATCAAAAAGAAATAGAATATAAGTTAATGAAAAATCATGGCTTTTATTCAGATAATTTACTTCATTATATTGAAGATCATCAGGAGGAATATGATGCATTGATTTTCTTAACTTATGAAAATGCCATTACACAATTTGGAGCGCTAATAGCTCCAGAAAAAACAATTTTGATACCTACTGCTCATTTAGAGAGTATGTTATTTCGAACCATCAATTCTCACTTATTCACGAAAGTAGGTTTCATCGCTTTTAATACGGATACAGAAAGGGAAATGTGCGCCCAAATATTTCAACAAAAATTAGCGAAAAATCAAGTAGTTTCTGTAGGTGTTGATATTACTCCTGTAAGTGAAAAAGAACTTCAGTTGGTAAAGCAAAAATATCCTGAACAATATCTACTCTTCTGTGGACGTATTGTTGAAGGAAAACTAAATAATTTTCTGGATTTTTTTATTACGTTTAAGCAAAAATATAAAACTGATCTCAAACTAATCCTTACCGGTGACCTGTTTATGCCAAAAGTAAATCACTCTGATATTATTTATACAGGTTTTGTTTCAGAATCAGAGAAAACAGCCTTAATACAAAATTCCTTTGCTGTTGTAAATCCTTCTATCTACGAGAGCCTTTCTCTAATAGCATTAGAAGCTTTATCTTTGGGCAAAATGGTCATCGCCAATAAAAAATGTAATGTGATGATTGAACATGAGCGAAAAAGTAATGGGGCTTTAATTTGCTACAAATCATCTCGTCATCTTCATGATATATTAGTGCACTTAATCAATAATCCAAAAATCGTAAAAGAGAAAGGATTTGAAGGAGTAAAGTATGTAGCAGAGAATTATCAATGGAATATCATCATTAACAAGCTAAGAGCTATTATTGAAAAGTTAAAATTGAAGTAA
- a CDS encoding glycosyltransferase family 4 protein, with amino-acid sequence MLRIGFDAKRFFNNQTGLGNYSRDLIRILRAFHPEQEYLLYTPKLGKPLYNQLIPSDIIRQPAGFINTTFKSYWRSHRIIKDLAIDHIDIYHGLSGEIPFHIQDTGIKSVVTIHDLIFIRFPELYKRIDRSLYHKKFKYACEYADQIVAISNQTKLDIVNFFGIDENKVQVIYQGCHESFKSNKTEQEKKDLIKKLGLPQEFILNVGTIEPRKNALSIVRAIQNIDIPLVIVGKQTAYAKELQQFIVKKGMENRVIFLQGLSMNELSLLYSIAKIFVYPSVFEGFGIPIIEALYSRTPVITTNTGVFPEAGGSSSSYIEPQDIEQMSHAIVSILNSEQTQNEMIEKGWDYAQRFNDDILAHQWMNLYTQLTPEK; translated from the coding sequence ATGTTAAGAATAGGATTTGATGCAAAACGTTTTTTTAACAATCAAACAGGCTTAGGAAATTATAGCCGAGATTTGATTCGGATATTACGTGCATTTCACCCTGAACAAGAATATTTATTGTATACACCTAAACTTGGAAAGCCTTTATATAATCAGCTTATTCCAAGTGATATCATAAGACAACCTGCTGGTTTTATTAACACGACTTTTAAAAGCTATTGGCGCTCCCATCGTATTATCAAAGATCTGGCTATAGATCATATTGATATTTATCATGGCCTTTCTGGAGAAATTCCATTCCATATACAGGATACAGGAATAAAATCTGTAGTGACTATACATGATTTAATTTTTATTCGTTTTCCAGAACTATATAAAAGAATTGATCGATCACTTTATCATAAGAAATTTAAATATGCTTGTGAATATGCAGATCAGATTGTCGCTATCAGCAATCAAACAAAGCTTGATATCGTAAACTTCTTTGGTATAGATGAAAATAAGGTTCAAGTCATTTATCAAGGTTGTCACGAATCGTTCAAATCAAATAAGACTGAACAGGAAAAAAAAGATTTAATTAAAAAATTAGGCTTACCGCAAGAATTTATCTTGAATGTTGGGACTATTGAGCCAAGAAAGAATGCATTATCTATTGTTAGGGCAATACAAAATATCGATATTCCCTTAGTTATTGTTGGAAAACAAACAGCTTATGCAAAAGAATTACAACAATTTATTGTAAAAAAAGGCATGGAAAATCGCGTTATCTTTTTGCAAGGATTATCCATGAACGAATTATCCTTACTCTATAGTATCGCAAAGATTTTTGTTTATCCATCAGTTTTTGAAGGTTTCGGAATACCGATTATTGAGGCTTTATATAGTAGAACTCCTGTTATCACAACAAATACTGGTGTATTTCCTGAGGCTGGTGGATCATCTTCATCTTATATTGAGCCACAAGATATCGAACAAATGAGTCACGCCATTGTGTCTATTTTAAATTCAGAGCAGACACAAAACGAAATGATTGAAAAAGGATGGGATTATGCACAGCGATTTAACGATGATATATTAGCTCATCAATGGATGAATCTATACACGCAATTAACTCCTGAAAAATGA
- a CDS encoding glycosyltransferase family 9 protein has translation MKLPSKIIVTRFSAMGDVAMVASVLKDFVQQYPNVSIVMVSRPLFQAFFEGIPNVQFHPFYPKDKHKGLKGIIALKKELTVKQADAVADLHFNLRSRVLATLFRCSGLKVKQLDKGRKEKKALTRQQNRILKQLKPTVERYADVFRALGFEFELQEKLRPLRLPLPNLAYALFANDQSKKIGISPFAQHPYKVFPLGKMQDVMLYLSQNNYDIYIFGGGKIEQDQAEKWQSLSPNIHSTIGRFKLKEELAIISNLDLMISMDSSGMHLASLMGIRCLSIWGATHPFAGFLGYGQSIVDCVQVDHPHRPNSIYGNKPCDCDGKEAIDLVTSEMIISKINQIF, from the coding sequence ATGAAGTTACCTTCAAAAATAATTGTTACTCGTTTTTCTGCAATGGGGGATGTTGCTATGGTGGCATCTGTATTGAAGGATTTTGTACAACAATATCCGAACGTCTCCATAGTGATGGTGAGCCGTCCATTATTTCAAGCTTTTTTTGAAGGAATCCCAAATGTTCAATTTCACCCCTTTTACCCAAAAGATAAACATAAAGGGTTAAAAGGAATAATAGCACTAAAAAAAGAATTAACGGTTAAGCAGGCTGATGCTGTTGCAGATTTACACTTTAATTTGAGGTCAAGAGTTTTAGCCACACTTTTTAGATGCTCAGGTCTAAAAGTAAAACAACTTGATAAAGGGAGAAAAGAAAAGAAAGCCCTAACACGACAGCAAAATAGGATTTTAAAACAGTTGAAACCAACTGTTGAACGCTATGCAGATGTCTTTCGAGCATTGGGATTTGAATTTGAATTGCAGGAAAAGCTAAGACCGCTTCGGTTACCACTCCCGAATTTAGCTTATGCATTATTTGCTAATGATCAAAGTAAAAAGATCGGGATTTCACCGTTTGCACAACATCCCTATAAAGTTTTTCCTTTAGGAAAAATGCAGGATGTTATGCTATATTTATCACAAAACAATTATGATATTTATATTTTTGGAGGTGGAAAAATAGAACAAGATCAAGCAGAAAAATGGCAATCCTTATCTCCTAATATACATAGTACTATTGGGCGTTTCAAGTTAAAAGAAGAGCTTGCTATCATCTCGAATTTAGATTTGATGATTAGTATGGATTCATCAGGAATGCATTTAGCCTCTTTAATGGGTATTCGTTGCCTCTCTATTTGGGGAGCAACTCATCCTTTTGCTGGTTTTTTAGGGTATGGACAATCGATCGTAGACTGTGTTCAGGTGGATCATCCGCATAGACCAAATTCTATCTACGGGAATAAACCTTGTGATTGTGATGGGAAAGAGGCGATCGATTTAGTCACATCAGAAATGATTATTAGTAAAATCAATCAGATTTTTTAA
- a CDS encoding glycosyltransferase: MKIAFFNSIKSWGGGEKWHFDAAIHFASIGHDVYFFGDNDSKLKTKLIAFPHITYIPVYLTNFSFLNPVKRCSLTAKFQELQIETILINNPKDLKIAAYAAHTAKVSRIIYRRGSAIPIKNTFLNQRIFGHYVTDILANSQATKETILSNNPKLFPIEKIKVIYNPIDIDRFDQLEYKKIVPNRNNDDLIIGNLARLAPQKNQKFLIDLSAELSRQNISHKIYITGKGELENELKTYNLEKGTDKNVRFLGFTDSPRSFLIDIDVFILSSHWEGFGYVLAEASLAEKPIIAFNCSSNPELVVDGVTGFLTNTDSIPQIIEKIKILKNPILRNKMGLAGRKFVLDSFDEKSIYGKLEAYILGKD; this comes from the coding sequence ATGAAGATAGCTTTTTTTAATTCTATAAAGTCTTGGGGAGGAGGCGAGAAATGGCATTTTGATGCAGCAATACATTTTGCGAGCATTGGACATGACGTGTATTTTTTTGGTGATAACGATAGCAAGTTAAAAACGAAGTTAATCGCTTTTCCACACATCACTTATATCCCTGTATACTTAACGAATTTTAGTTTTTTAAATCCAGTGAAACGATGCTCGTTAACGGCTAAATTTCAGGAACTACAGATTGAAACTATTTTGATCAATAACCCAAAAGATCTTAAAATTGCAGCTTATGCTGCACATACAGCCAAAGTATCTCGTATTATTTACCGAAGGGGATCTGCTATTCCGATTAAAAACACTTTTTTGAATCAACGTATTTTTGGTCATTATGTGACCGATATATTAGCAAATTCACAAGCAACGAAAGAAACAATTCTGTCCAATAACCCGAAATTATTTCCAATAGAAAAGATTAAAGTTATTTACAACCCGATTGATATTGATCGATTTGATCAGTTGGAATATAAAAAAATTGTTCCCAATAGAAACAACGACGATCTCATTATTGGAAATCTCGCCAGGCTTGCTCCTCAAAAAAATCAAAAATTTTTAATCGATTTATCAGCAGAATTGTCTCGCCAAAATATTAGCCACAAAATTTATATTACGGGTAAAGGAGAATTGGAAAATGAATTGAAAACTTATAATCTTGAGAAAGGAACAGATAAAAATGTTCGTTTTTTAGGATTTACCGATTCGCCACGAAGCTTTTTAATTGATATCGATGTTTTTATTCTAAGTTCCCATTGGGAAGGATTTGGTTATGTTTTAGCAGAAGCATCCTTAGCAGAAAAACCAATCATTGCTTTTAATTGTAGTAGTAATCCAGAATTAGTAGTTGATGGGGTTACAGGTTTCTTAACCAATACAGATAGTATTCCACAGATTATAGAAAAAATAAAGATTTTAAAAAATCCTATTCTTAGAAACAAGATGGGGTTAGCTGGGAGAAAATTTGTGCTGGATTCTTTTGATGAAAAAAGCATTTATGGAAAATTAGAAGCTTATATCTTAGGCAAAGATTAG
- a CDS encoding glycosyltransferase family 2 protein, translated as MPKAKISAFIITFNEENKLAQTLKKLTWCDEIVVLDSYSTDRTVEIAKEFGAKVIFQKFEGFGKQKQSALEACQYTWKLSVDADEVLDDLLISNIQKVLCSESKFKAYYIKRRQVFMGKIFKYGDESARKILRLVSEEVRFTKDIVHEVLKYEGEIGVLDGYMLHDSYASYDAYVNTMNKYTNINAEKAYSKGKNYSILEVLIKPKFQFFRKYILNLNFLNGVEGYYWSKLSAYYVFLKCLKVREYYKKAR; from the coding sequence ATGCCTAAAGCAAAAATTTCCGCTTTTATTATTACGTTTAATGAAGAAAACAAGTTGGCACAAACGCTAAAAAAACTGACTTGGTGTGATGAAATTGTAGTTTTGGATTCATATAGTACTGATCGTACAGTAGAAATAGCAAAGGAATTTGGCGCAAAAGTTATTTTTCAAAAATTTGAAGGTTTTGGAAAGCAAAAGCAATCGGCTTTAGAAGCATGTCAATATACTTGGAAACTATCCGTTGATGCAGATGAAGTTCTGGATGACTTATTAATCTCCAATATTCAGAAAGTGTTGTGCAGTGAATCTAAATTCAAAGCATACTATATTAAAAGACGACAAGTATTTATGGGTAAAATTTTCAAATATGGAGATGAATCTGCTCGAAAAATATTACGTTTAGTATCTGAGGAGGTTAGATTTACAAAGGACATTGTTCATGAAGTATTAAAATATGAAGGAGAGATCGGGGTATTAGATGGCTATATGCTGCATGATAGTTATGCATCTTATGATGCATATGTAAATACAATGAATAAATACACGAACATTAATGCTGAGAAAGCATATAGCAAAGGAAAGAATTATTCCATTCTAGAAGTTTTAATTAAACCAAAATTCCAATTTTTCCGAAAGTATATTTTAAATCTAAACTTTTTGAATGGTGTGGAAGGATATTATTGGAGTAAACTTTCAGCATACTATGTGTTTTTAAAATGTTTAAAAGTAAGAGAATATTATAAAAAGGCTCGTTAA